A window of the Cannabis sativa cultivar Pink pepper isolate KNU-18-1 chromosome X, ASM2916894v1, whole genome shotgun sequence genome harbors these coding sequences:
- the LOC115711963 gene encoding caffeoylshikimate esterase, which produces MHHLISLQPSPLTFSFSPPLPNPDPTSFLYHQRVPSQLRRRLTTSHLFGSHIARRSRLLDEDYFLIINTHHNKFVDSFSSSLSSLLPRFSFLSNPFSFSASQSQSDSPMSINEMEPLTSGASNRIIPILKAMRSAFLFVHTFFVSLLLLILPRRRRHHVPIVLSQNPSSEKWKASVWRRREVEDTLRRRSLAEGLDMSFDYGNEEGRCRWNSSLFFGVRRNALFSRSWVPASGEMKGILIIIHGLNEHSGRYVQFAKQLNSCNFGVYAMDWIGHGGSDGLHGYVPSLDHVVADTGAFLEKIKSENPGVPCFLFGHSTGGAVVLKAASYPHIEEMVEGIVLTSPALRVKPAHPIVVAVAPIFSLVAPKFQFKGANKKGIPVSRDPAALLAKYSDPLVYTGPIRVRTGHEILRISSHLMRNFKTVTVPFFVLHGTADTVTDPIASQDLYNEAASKFKDIKLYDGFLHDLLFEPEREDIGQDIINWMEKKLMWP; this is translated from the exons ATGCATCATTTAATAAGTCTACAGCCTTCTCCTCTTACTTTTTCATTCTCGCCACCCctcccgaacccagacccaaccTCATTCCTTTATCACCAACGCGTACCTTCCCAGCTACGACGCCGTTTAACCACCTCCCACCTCTTTGGGTCCCACATCGCTAGACGATCCAGATTGTTAGACGAGGACTACTTCCTTATTATAAATACTCATCACAACAAGTTCGTTGATTCCTTTTCCAGTTCTCTTTCATCTCTTCTTCCTCGTTTCTCCTTTCTCTCAAACCCTTTTTCTTTCTCTGCGTCTCAGTCTCAGTCTGACTCTCCGATGTCGATCAACGAGATGGAGCCCCTCACGTCCGGGGCCAGCAACCGCATAATTCCTATCCTCAAGGCGATGAGGTCAGCGTTCCTGTTTGTTCACACCTTCTTTGTCTCTCTCCTGCTTCTGATCCTCCCTCGTCGCCGTCGCCACCATGTGCCGATAGTACTCTCCCAAAATCCGTCTTCAGAGAAGTGGAAGGCGTCGGTATGGAGGAGGAGGGAGGTTGAGGATACCTTGAGGAGGAGGTCCTTGGCTGAAGGATTGGACATGAGTTTTGATTACGGGAACGAGGAGGGCCGGTGCCGTTGGAACTCGTCGTTGTTCTTTGGTGTTAGACGTAACGCCCTCTTTTCGCGTTCTTGGGTCCCGGCTTCCGGCGAAATGAA GGGAATATTGATCATCATACATGGGCTTAATGAACATAG TGGAAGATACGTTCAGTTTGCAAAGCAACTAAATTCATGCAACTTTGGCGTCTATGCAATGGATTGGATAG GTCATGGTGGGAGTGATGGATTGCACGGCTATGTTCCTTCACTTGACCATGTTGTTGCTGATACT GGGGCTTTCTTGGAAAAGATTAAATCTGAAAACCCTGGAGTACCATGCTTCCTTTTTGGTCATTCCACTGGCGGGGCTGTAGTTTTGAAG GCGGCCTCCTACCCACACATTGAAGAAATGGTCGAGGGTATTGTACTAACCTCACCTGCTTTGCGTGTGAAGCCAGCTCATCCCATCGTTGTG GCCGTTGCTCCAATTTTCTCGCTTGTTGCTCCCAAGTTCCAGTTTAAAGGTGCTAACAAAAAAGGCATTCCGGTTTCTAGGGATCCTGCTGCTTTGTTAGCAAAGTACTCTGATCCACTGGTCTACACTGGGCCGATAAGGGTCCGCACAGGGCATGAAATACTGCGCATATCGTCTCATTTAATGAGAAATTTCAAGACTGTCACTGTTCCATTCTTTGTTCTTCACGGAACAGCCGATACAGTCACTGATCCTATAGCCTCCCAGGATCTCTACAATGAGGCTGCATCAAAGTTCAAGGACATAAAGCTGTATGATGGTTTCTTGCATGATCTTCTCTTTGAGCCTGAACGAGAAGACATAGGTCAGGATATCATTAACTGGATGGAGAAGAAACTGATGTGGCCTTAA